The following proteins come from a genomic window of Geomonas sp. RF6:
- a CDS encoding APC family permease — MNSKLLKEAIFGKRLRTEEEETEQLSTMPAIPVVGLDALASAAYGPEAALTVLIVLGNVGSRYITPIVGCIIVLLTLVALSYRQTIPAYPQGGGSYTVASQNLGTLPGLLAGTALCIDYILNVAVATSAGVAALVSAVPRLLPYTLPLCLGLLLFLIVVNLRGVRSAGILFLVPTYLFIGCLAVTVAIGLYNVVATHGHPVPVRPPPVVPVSVHSAGAWLLLRAFASGCTALTGVEAVSDAVPIFREPRTVRAKRTLTVIMAVLAFLLAGIAILAHYYGITATSPGQSGYQSVLSQIIGAVAGRGAFYYLAISSILAVLLLSANTSFADFPRVCRLLALDTFLPAEFAHRGRRLVFSAGIIVLGIFSALLLVAFGGVTDRLIPLFAVGAFTAFTLSQLGMVFHWKRSEEKNARHRMILNGIGAVTTGVTLIVIAVAKFAEGAWLTIIVMPLLLVVFLRIRRYHESIEQKLEEVDGPLELEDIPAPIMVVPLKRLNRVTRKAIRVGLSFGLNVFAVQVVAEEANMEDLTERWRALVEEPARQAGQPVPKLVVVSSPYREFFGPLSHQVKVLSEHYPDRQVAVIIPELVEKRWYNFLFRHRATLLRELILLRGGPQILIITVPWYVGKKDKFEG; from the coding sequence ATGAATAGCAAGCTGCTGAAGGAAGCTATCTTTGGCAAACGCCTGAGAACCGAGGAGGAGGAGACCGAGCAGCTTTCAACGATGCCGGCGATCCCGGTGGTGGGGCTCGACGCCCTCGCCTCGGCGGCTTACGGTCCGGAAGCGGCACTGACGGTCCTCATTGTGCTGGGCAACGTCGGATCAAGATACATCACCCCCATCGTAGGGTGCATAATCGTTCTCCTCACCCTTGTGGCCCTCTCCTACCGGCAGACCATCCCGGCCTACCCGCAGGGGGGCGGGTCGTACACGGTAGCTTCCCAGAACCTCGGCACCCTCCCCGGTCTTCTCGCCGGGACCGCCCTCTGCATCGACTACATTCTCAATGTTGCCGTCGCGACCTCGGCAGGTGTCGCGGCCCTTGTTTCCGCCGTCCCGCGTCTTCTGCCGTACACGCTGCCACTGTGCCTCGGGCTGCTCCTTTTCCTCATCGTGGTGAACCTGCGCGGGGTCCGCTCCGCCGGCATTCTCTTCCTCGTCCCTACCTACCTCTTTATCGGCTGCCTCGCCGTCACGGTCGCCATCGGCCTGTACAACGTCGTGGCGACGCATGGGCACCCCGTCCCGGTGCGCCCTCCCCCTGTCGTGCCGGTCTCGGTGCACAGCGCAGGTGCCTGGCTTTTGCTGCGCGCCTTCGCCAGCGGGTGCACAGCATTGACCGGGGTGGAAGCCGTCAGCGACGCGGTCCCCATTTTCCGGGAGCCGCGCACCGTGCGGGCGAAGCGGACCCTCACCGTCATCATGGCGGTACTCGCCTTTCTCCTGGCGGGGATTGCCATTCTTGCGCACTACTACGGCATAACCGCGACCTCTCCGGGGCAGTCGGGGTACCAGAGCGTCCTTTCCCAGATCATTGGAGCCGTTGCCGGGCGCGGCGCCTTCTACTACCTGGCGATCTCCTCCATCCTCGCCGTCCTCCTTCTTTCCGCCAATACGAGTTTCGCCGACTTTCCCCGCGTCTGCCGCCTCCTCGCCCTCGACACTTTTCTCCCCGCCGAGTTCGCGCACCGGGGGCGGCGCCTCGTCTTCTCCGCCGGCATAATCGTCCTCGGCATTTTTTCCGCACTTCTTCTGGTCGCCTTCGGCGGGGTCACCGACAGGTTGATCCCCCTCTTTGCCGTGGGGGCTTTCACCGCATTCACCCTGTCGCAACTCGGTATGGTCTTCCACTGGAAGCGCTCCGAGGAGAAAAACGCCAGGCACCGGATGATTCTGAATGGCATAGGCGCCGTGACCACGGGAGTGACTCTCATCGTCATAGCGGTCGCGAAATTCGCAGAAGGAGCCTGGCTCACCATCATCGTCATGCCCCTCCTGCTCGTCGTCTTTCTGCGCATACGGCGATACCACGAATCGATCGAGCAGAAGCTGGAAGAGGTCGACGGGCCGCTGGAGCTCGAAGACATCCCCGCGCCGATCATGGTCGTGCCGCTGAAAAGGCTGAACAGGGTAACGAGAAAGGCGATCCGGGTGGGGCTCTCCTTCGGCCTCAATGTCTTCGCCGTCCAGGTTGTGGCCGAGGAAGCAAACATGGAGGACCTGACAGAGCGGTGGCGAGCCCTCGTGGAGGAGCCGGCGCGCCAGGCAGGACAGCCGGTCCCGAAGCTCGTCGTGGTGAGTTCCCCCTACCGGGAGTTCTTCGGCCCCCTTTCCCACCAGGTGAAGGTGCTGTCCGAGCACTACCCCGACCGGCAGGTGGCGGTGATCATTCCGGAGCTGGTGGAGAAGCGGTGGTACAACTTCCTCTTCCGGCACCGTGCGACCCTCCTGAGGGAACTCATCCTCCTGCGCGGAGGGCCGCAGATTCTGATCATCACGGTGCCGTGGTACGTCGGGAAGAAGGACAAGTTCGAGGGGTAG
- the gptM gene encoding geopeptide radical SAM maturase, which yields MKALAPSCYLKSYPSAQGDKVLLYSTLHGSKLTVSKSLAEAITSGTVPEAHVETLQRLGILVPDRERERQQMMELLQELDRRNTLFCAVVTLNLDCNLACSYCYESPFRCSSYMTEETADLVVQALLNHPLAASRDLRVEFYGGEALLSVPLMRRISTQLKSAVEARGKAYSFSIVTNGTLLNRRTVEELLPLGLSSAKVTLDGPPRIHDQQRPFTSGRGSFAAILANLKEICALLPIQLGGNFSQEKYREFPELLDILVQEGISPESIAAVQFTAIAPKADEAGLPEFTAGCACSSEPWLMEASLYLREETLKRGFRVQKPKLSACMVESENNMVIGYDGGIYKCPAFMGWQDLRIGTLTEGVQEYAESHGVGAWKQEECLDCAYLPICFGGCKYLQRLNTGSVAGVDCRKELLDATLEKTLRQDLAAGR from the coding sequence ATGAAAGCATTGGCACCCTCGTGCTACCTGAAGTCCTACCCCTCCGCGCAGGGGGACAAAGTCCTTCTCTACTCCACGCTGCACGGCTCAAAGCTTACCGTTTCCAAAAGCCTCGCCGAAGCCATCACGAGCGGCACTGTGCCTGAGGCCCATGTCGAGACGCTCCAGCGCCTGGGGATCCTGGTGCCGGACCGGGAGCGCGAGCGCCAGCAGATGATGGAGCTTTTGCAGGAGCTTGACCGGCGCAACACCCTCTTCTGCGCGGTTGTCACCCTGAACCTCGACTGCAACCTCGCCTGCAGCTATTGCTACGAGTCCCCCTTCCGTTGCAGCAGCTACATGACGGAGGAGACTGCAGACCTTGTGGTGCAGGCCCTTCTGAATCATCCCCTTGCCGCTTCACGGGATCTGAGGGTCGAGTTCTATGGCGGTGAGGCGCTCCTATCGGTGCCCCTGATGCGCAGGATCTCGACGCAGCTCAAATCAGCGGTCGAGGCACGGGGAAAGGCCTACTCCTTCAGCATCGTCACCAACGGCACACTCCTCAACCGGCGCACGGTGGAGGAACTCCTCCCCCTCGGCCTGAGCAGTGCCAAAGTCACCCTGGACGGTCCCCCCCGGATTCACGACCAGCAGCGTCCCTTCACCTCCGGAAGGGGGAGCTTCGCGGCCATCCTGGCGAACCTGAAGGAGATCTGCGCCCTCCTTCCCATTCAGCTCGGGGGGAACTTCAGCCAGGAAAAGTACCGCGAGTTTCCGGAGCTCCTTGACATCCTCGTCCAAGAGGGGATTTCCCCCGAGTCCATCGCAGCTGTACAGTTCACAGCCATCGCCCCCAAAGCAGACGAGGCGGGACTGCCCGAGTTCACCGCCGGTTGCGCCTGTTCAAGCGAGCCGTGGCTAATGGAGGCATCCCTCTATCTGCGGGAAGAGACGCTGAAGCGCGGTTTCAGGGTGCAGAAACCGAAGCTCTCGGCATGCATGGTGGAATCGGAAAACAACATGGTGATAGGGTATGACGGCGGGATCTACAAATGCCCGGCATTCATGGGATGGCAGGACCTGCGCATCGGGACGTTGACGGAAGGGGTACAGGAGTATGCGGAGTCTCACGGTGTGGGAGCCTGGAAGCAGGAGGAATGTCTCGACTGCGCGTACCTCCCTATCTGCTTCGGCGGCTGCAAGTACCTGCAACGGCTCAATACCGGCTCGGTAGCGGGGGTCGATTGCCGCAAGGAGCTCCTCGACGCCACCTTGGAGAAGACGTTGCGGCAGGACCTGGCTGCAGGGCGGTAG
- a CDS encoding ABC transporter substrate-binding protein, translated as MRRLLLLCIAVLFLILPCVAEAYQVLLLLSTRDPVYTEAASAFRRGRDFSHRTIVLSDYQEADLARVIREDKPSVIVAVGDRALAAAKRARHLPVISLMSLSFSRLYGSSSNVTGVELFVRPERHFPLFEGMNVRRVGVLYNPARSGIYMRKVQQSAARSGIEIVTRVVNSPKDALGALASLKGSVDAIWMIPDASAVDHKSAEAYFLFSLAEKIPVISFDRSHLQLGAAAVIEADREEMGRQAAEMAADLLAGRPVHEYPLLSPAKSILKVNQGVLKHLGIFYEAPSRQANF; from the coding sequence TTGAGAAGACTCCTTCTCCTCTGCATAGCTGTCCTTTTCCTCATCCTGCCGTGCGTCGCCGAGGCGTACCAGGTCCTTTTGCTCCTGAGCACGAGGGACCCGGTCTATACGGAGGCGGCGAGCGCCTTCCGGCGCGGCAGGGATTTCTCCCACCGCACCATCGTCCTTTCCGATTACCAGGAGGCGGACCTGGCACGGGTGATCAGGGAGGATAAGCCTTCAGTCATCGTCGCTGTCGGGGACCGCGCTCTCGCGGCCGCCAAACGTGCGCGCCATTTGCCGGTCATTTCTCTCATGTCGCTGAGCTTCTCAAGACTCTACGGCTCATCCTCGAACGTCACGGGGGTGGAGCTGTTCGTAAGGCCTGAGCGCCACTTCCCCCTTTTCGAGGGAATGAACGTCCGACGGGTGGGGGTGCTGTACAACCCCGCCCGCAGCGGGATCTACATGAGGAAGGTGCAGCAGTCCGCCGCTCGTTCGGGGATCGAGATCGTGACGAGGGTGGTGAACTCGCCGAAGGACGCCCTCGGGGCGCTCGCCAGCCTGAAGGGGAGCGTCGATGCGATCTGGATGATTCCGGATGCCTCGGCGGTGGACCACAAATCTGCGGAAGCCTACTTCCTCTTCTCCCTGGCTGAGAAGATCCCGGTGATCTCCTTTGACCGCTCGCACCTGCAGCTCGGCGCGGCGGCGGTCATCGAGGCGGACCGGGAGGAGATGGGGCGCCAGGCTGCGGAGATGGCTGCGGACCTCCTCGCCGGGAGGCCGGTACACGAATACCCGCTGCTGTCGCCGGCAAAGAGCATCCTGAAGGTAAACCAGGGGGTGCTGAAGCACCTTGGCATCTTCTACGAGGCGCCTTCGCGCCAGGCCAACTTCTGA
- a CDS encoding sensor histidine kinase: MTRSRKFPWNFRTRLFIIFAAFTAVISATFTGIYMVRQVQSYRLHTGEKSQLLATMLAASVRLPLFSEDRVTLAQLASEYARHPGVKRVTIMNADGKVMAEAGEEPAQMMENSLSGSALVTPGLSGNSGRYLLGAGSNEKPVGRVEVVMDKKELTLLIRSMVLTSLVTALLFWVAATAVSYLVVQRITRSLTCLIGGLRALRAGDYRHRIGSVDSDEVGDAADAVNELAAALLRREEENRGLQQELINSMKREMSEERKKMMAKLIQTNRMTSLGLLVSSMAHEINTPNGAIKLAAQQLAKGWKSALPILDGVAREEGDFVLGGGIYSVVREEFLTAIEVVSRSSERIGQVIKDLRDFNAGERSELRSDVSISQVIADAMAIIRAHGRYGNIAMLNSVQPELPLVVGNRHQLEQVVINLLLNGMQAIPEGKRGQVSISAEYEKEKGMVKVAVADDGVGIDPEHLGQLIEPFFSTRIEKGGSGLGLYISNFIITEHHGSLEFDSQVGKGTTVLVRIPAKQQGVTSPSPPLTPPTI, from the coding sequence GTGACTCGCAGCCGGAAGTTCCCGTGGAACTTCCGAACCCGGCTCTTCATCATCTTCGCCGCGTTCACCGCCGTGATTTCCGCGACCTTCACCGGGATCTACATGGTGCGGCAGGTGCAGTCGTACCGGCTGCACACCGGAGAAAAATCGCAGCTCTTAGCCACCATGCTCGCCGCTTCCGTCCGTCTCCCCCTCTTTAGTGAAGACAGGGTCACCCTTGCCCAGCTCGCCTCGGAGTACGCCCGACACCCCGGGGTGAAGCGCGTCACCATCATGAACGCAGACGGGAAGGTTATGGCAGAGGCGGGAGAGGAGCCCGCGCAAATGATGGAGAACTCCCTCTCCGGTTCGGCGCTCGTCACCCCCGGCCTCTCCGGGAACTCCGGCCGTTACCTCCTCGGCGCGGGGAGCAACGAAAAGCCGGTCGGGCGGGTCGAGGTGGTGATGGACAAGAAGGAGCTGACCCTCCTGATCCGCTCCATGGTCCTCACCTCGCTTGTCACCGCGCTCCTATTCTGGGTTGCGGCCACAGCCGTCAGCTACCTCGTGGTGCAGCGCATCACCCGCTCCCTCACCTGCCTCATCGGGGGGCTGCGTGCGCTGCGTGCGGGTGACTACCGGCACCGGATAGGATCGGTGGACAGCGACGAAGTGGGGGACGCGGCCGACGCGGTGAACGAGCTCGCTGCCGCCCTCCTGCGCCGGGAGGAGGAGAACCGCGGCCTGCAGCAGGAGCTCATCAACTCCATGAAGCGGGAGATGAGCGAAGAGCGCAAAAAGATGATGGCGAAGCTGATCCAGACGAACCGGATGACCTCTCTCGGGCTCCTCGTCTCCAGCATGGCGCACGAGATCAACACGCCGAACGGCGCGATAAAGCTCGCGGCGCAGCAGCTCGCCAAGGGGTGGAAGAGCGCGCTTCCCATACTCGACGGGGTGGCCCGGGAGGAAGGGGATTTCGTCCTTGGGGGGGGGATCTACAGCGTGGTGCGCGAGGAATTCCTCACCGCCATCGAGGTGGTGAGCCGCTCCAGCGAGCGGATCGGGCAGGTCATCAAGGACCTCAGGGACTTCAACGCCGGCGAGCGCAGCGAGCTGCGAAGTGACGTCAGCATCTCCCAGGTCATCGCGGACGCCATGGCGATCATCCGGGCCCACGGGCGCTACGGCAACATCGCCATGCTCAACAGCGTGCAGCCGGAGCTCCCGCTGGTGGTGGGAAACCGGCACCAGCTCGAGCAGGTCGTCATAAACCTCCTCCTGAACGGGATGCAGGCCATACCGGAAGGGAAACGCGGGCAGGTCTCCATCTCGGCGGAGTATGAAAAGGAAAAGGGGATGGTGAAGGTCGCGGTGGCGGACGACGGCGTGGGGATCGACCCCGAGCACCTGGGACAGCTGATCGAGCCTTTCTTTTCCACCAGGATCGAGAAGGGGGGGAGCGGGCTCGGACTCTATATATCGAATTTCATCATTACGGAGCACCACGGCTCGCTGGAGTTCGACTCGCAAGTCGGCAAGGGGACGACGGTCCTCGTGCGCATCCCTGCAAAGCAGCAGGGGGTGACGTCGCCGTCACCCCCGCTCACACCACCCACCATCTGA
- a CDS encoding metal-dependent hydrolase: MPYGSLFGHRGFLHSLTFGALVAGASALLLFRQDRPLYHFLLFFAAVASHGVTDAMTDGGLGVAFFSPFDTKRYFFRFRPILVPPIGIGPFFTRYGFTVLMSEVRWVWLPLAVGIVAVRTLREVLGR; the protein is encoded by the coding sequence ATCCCTTACGGCTCACTCTTCGGTCATCGAGGCTTCCTCCATTCCCTCACCTTTGGAGCACTGGTTGCCGGCGCCTCCGCCCTCCTTCTCTTCCGCCAGGACCGACCGCTCTATCACTTCCTCCTCTTTTTCGCAGCGGTGGCAAGCCACGGTGTCACCGACGCCATGACGGACGGCGGCCTCGGTGTCGCCTTCTTCTCCCCTTTCGACACGAAGCGATACTTCTTCCGCTTCCGCCCGATTCTTGTTCCGCCTATCGGGATCGGCCCTTTCTTCACCAGGTACGGCTTTACCGTCCTCATGAGCGAGGTGCGCTGGGTCTGGCTGCCGCTGGCAGTGGGGATCGTGGCGGTTCGAACGCTGCGTGAGGTGCTCGGCAGGTAG
- a CDS encoding TonB-dependent receptor plug domain-containing protein codes for MGSSDADTIATGRFSRPVSRTAENVSVISAEEIEAHNAHTVSDILKLIPGIQVDLQTGPASVVSITVQGADYNHVLVLFDGIPWNNLMSNFPDLGLIPARIVERIEVSKGAASSSWGPALGGIINIVTKSPEPDRKLSGTISASHGEHNTNDDSGEISGTAGNFGYYLSGGYFGTGGFQPNTNERLRNAYQKLSYEFPGGGRALFSFGYTEVNRGNFAIDQPDITAKEDSWGRRLTFVLSATKPLTEYLDLQLTARHSSNDNRISSEATLPVLYPDTVFRSTLDWDEKISGGSVQLLLHTSNNTLVAGVDLDKDSVSFLRDGERVDKGENRWGFYLNDSFAFGPFSISPGIRYDITGNAGNQWSPSFGATWQVNEQTTVRSYVAKGYSLPSLALDSVEKVWTAQVGVETSAIPHLWLKATLFHNELDALLDDLSTQHQVKEGVETEVRTAPFFHTSFFLGYTFIDARRTSDDSVIPNRPRHLLLLGARYDDGRILDVAVTGRMADLQSDLNGRYGAMVWDGTLTATPWGRGDLMPHFFVTLHNVFDGDQYLTDQFKNPRRWLEGGVRWRF; via the coding sequence TTGGGCAGCTCAGATGCTGACACGATCGCCACCGGGAGATTCAGCAGGCCCGTCTCGAGGACTGCCGAGAACGTATCCGTCATAAGCGCAGAGGAGATAGAGGCTCATAACGCCCATACCGTAAGTGACATTCTCAAGCTGATTCCCGGGATCCAGGTCGATCTCCAGACCGGACCGGCGAGCGTCGTGAGCATCACCGTCCAAGGGGCCGACTACAACCACGTCCTCGTGCTTTTCGACGGCATACCGTGGAACAACCTGATGTCGAACTTCCCCGATCTCGGCCTCATTCCTGCGCGCATCGTCGAAAGGATCGAGGTCTCCAAAGGTGCTGCCTCCTCCAGCTGGGGGCCTGCCCTGGGAGGCATCATCAACATAGTCACCAAGTCACCGGAGCCGGATCGGAAGCTCTCGGGGACGATCTCTGCCTCCCACGGTGAGCACAATACCAATGACGACAGCGGAGAGATCTCCGGCACTGCAGGAAACTTCGGCTATTACCTCTCCGGCGGCTATTTCGGCACCGGCGGCTTCCAGCCCAATACCAACGAGAGGCTCAGGAATGCCTACCAAAAGCTCAGCTACGAATTTCCCGGCGGTGGAAGGGCCCTCTTCTCTTTCGGCTACACGGAGGTAAACCGCGGGAATTTCGCCATAGATCAACCTGACATCACTGCGAAGGAGGACAGCTGGGGGCGCCGCCTGACCTTTGTTCTCTCCGCCACCAAGCCCCTGACCGAATACCTCGATCTCCAGCTGACAGCCAGGCACTCGAGCAACGACAACCGGATCTCCAGCGAGGCAACCCTTCCTGTTCTTTACCCCGACACCGTATTTCGCAGCACCCTGGACTGGGACGAGAAGATCAGCGGCGGCAGCGTCCAGCTTCTGCTGCATACCAGCAACAACACCCTTGTTGCCGGCGTCGATCTGGACAAGGACTCGGTGAGCTTTCTGCGTGACGGGGAACGCGTGGACAAGGGGGAAAACCGCTGGGGCTTCTACCTCAACGACAGCTTCGCCTTCGGTCCTTTCTCCATCTCACCCGGCATCCGCTACGACATAACGGGGAATGCCGGGAACCAGTGGAGCCCGTCTTTCGGCGCGACGTGGCAGGTAAACGAGCAGACCACGGTCCGGAGCTACGTCGCCAAAGGGTACAGCCTTCCCTCTCTTGCCCTCGACTCTGTAGAAAAGGTATGGACGGCCCAGGTGGGGGTGGAGACGAGCGCCATTCCCCACCTGTGGCTCAAGGCAACTCTCTTCCACAACGAGCTCGACGCGCTGCTTGATGATCTCTCCACGCAGCACCAGGTAAAGGAGGGGGTAGAGACCGAGGTGCGTACCGCTCCCTTCTTCCATACCTCCTTTTTCCTCGGCTACACCTTCATCGACGCCCGTCGCACCTCGGATGACAGCGTCATCCCGAACCGCCCCCGGCACCTCCTCCTTCTCGGAGCGCGCTACGATGACGGTCGCATCCTCGACGTGGCCGTTACCGGGCGTATGGCCGACCTCCAGTCGGACCTGAACGGCAGGTACGGCGCGATGGTATGGGACGGGACGCTGACGGCAACGCCTTGGGGGCGCGGGGACTTGATGCCCCACTTTTTCGTCACCCTGCACAACGTCTTCGATGGAGACCAATACCTGACGGACCAGTTCAAGAACCCCCGGAGGTGGCTCGAGGGGGGCGTGAGGTGGCGGTTTTGA